Proteins encoded in a region of the Tripterygium wilfordii isolate XIE 37 chromosome 21, ASM1340144v1, whole genome shotgun sequence genome:
- the LOC119988623 gene encoding putative RNA-binding protein YlmH isoform X4, with protein sequence MTATSSTAPWILKRAFQAFGLSRPLHPTNSNLSFSRALRCLPPKPPLRHSALGICQLAQAIKGDVDVLLKGVGDKSAIEEVKHVLEMARRASSRRQVLHTDFLTPPVLKESMLVLEKVADVKTVAQGGYPQAERCRISVGHPEALTSDPDIVVALSITGNFGFQPCSHGDFLGAILGTGIAREKVGDILLQVGNVSVACTTIPLLALQYEPPRTKSFKTVEASLRVDAIASAGFKISRSKLVDLISKGDVRVNWTTVTKNGITLKTGDVVSVSGKGRLKIGEIITTRKGKFAVEIIQYL encoded by the exons ATGACTGCTACGAGCTCCACTGCACCATGGATTCTAAAGAGAGCGTTTCAGGCTTTTGGACTCTCTCGTCCTCTCCACCCAACAAATTCGAATCTCTCTTTTTCACGAGCCCTTCGCTGTCTTCCTCCGAAACCCCCTCTGAGACACTCAG CTTTAGGGATATGTCAGCTGGCGCAAGCTATAAAGGGGGATGTTGATGTTTTACTTAAGGGTGTGGGAGACAAAAGTGCGATTGAAGAAGTGAAGCATGTTCTTGAAATG GCTAGACGGGCATCTTCAAGAAGACAAGTCCTCCACACTGATTTTCTTACCCCACCAGTACTTAAAGAGTCAATGCTAGTGCTGGAAAAAGTGGCTGATGTCAAAACAGTTGCCCAGGGGGGATACCCACAG GCCGAGCGTTGCCGGATTTCGGTGGGACATCCAGAAGCATTGACAAGTGATCCGGACATAGTTGTTGCATTGAG cATCACAGGAAACTTTGGGTTCCAGCCTTGTTCTCATGGTGACTTCCTTGGTGCAATTCTTGGTACAGGGATTGCCAGGGAAAAGGTTGGAGATATACTCTTGCAG GTTGGTAATGTTTCGGTCGCTTGTACAACAATTCCATTGCTTGCTCTTCAATATGAACCTCCGAG GACTAAGTCATTCAAAACAGTTGAAGCATCGCTGAGAGTAGACGCTATCGCTAGTGCAGGATTTAAGATTTCACGGTCGAAGCTAGTTGATTTGATCAG CAAGGGGGATGTGCGTGTCAATTGGACCACTGTTACGAAAAATGGCATTACGCTCAAGACTGGGGATGTTGTGTCTGTCAGTGGGAAAGGAAGACTGAAG ATAGGAGAAATAATCACCACAAGGAAGGGCAAGTTTGCTGTTGAGATCATTCAATACTTGTGA
- the LOC119988623 gene encoding putative RNA-binding protein YlmH isoform X1 encodes MTATSSTAPWILKRAFQAFGLSRPLHPTNSNLSFSRALRCLPPKPPLRHSALGICQLAQAIKGDVDVLLKGVGDKSAIEEVKHVLEMARRASSRRQVLHTDFLTPPVLKESMLVLEKVADVKTVAQGGYPQAERCRISVGHPEALTSDPDIVVALSITGNFGFQPCSHGDFLGAILGTGIAREKVGDILLQGEKGAQILVVPELVDFLTSSLDKVGNVSVACTTIPLLALQYEPPRTKSFKTVEASLRVDAIASAGFKISRSKLVDLISKGDVRVNWTTVTKNGITLKTGDVVSVSGKGRLKIGEIITTRKGKFAVEIIQYL; translated from the exons ATGACTGCTACGAGCTCCACTGCACCATGGATTCTAAAGAGAGCGTTTCAGGCTTTTGGACTCTCTCGTCCTCTCCACCCAACAAATTCGAATCTCTCTTTTTCACGAGCCCTTCGCTGTCTTCCTCCGAAACCCCCTCTGAGACACTCAG CTTTAGGGATATGTCAGCTGGCGCAAGCTATAAAGGGGGATGTTGATGTTTTACTTAAGGGTGTGGGAGACAAAAGTGCGATTGAAGAAGTGAAGCATGTTCTTGAAATG GCTAGACGGGCATCTTCAAGAAGACAAGTCCTCCACACTGATTTTCTTACCCCACCAGTACTTAAAGAGTCAATGCTAGTGCTGGAAAAAGTGGCTGATGTCAAAACAGTTGCCCAGGGGGGATACCCACAG GCCGAGCGTTGCCGGATTTCGGTGGGACATCCAGAAGCATTGACAAGTGATCCGGACATAGTTGTTGCATTGAG cATCACAGGAAACTTTGGGTTCCAGCCTTGTTCTCATGGTGACTTCCTTGGTGCAATTCTTGGTACAGGGATTGCCAGGGAAAAGGTTGGAGATATACTCTTGCAG GGAGAGAAGGGCGCTCAAATCCTAGTTGTTCCTGAACTTGTAGATTTCCTCACCTCGTCACTTGATAAG GTTGGTAATGTTTCGGTCGCTTGTACAACAATTCCATTGCTTGCTCTTCAATATGAACCTCCGAG GACTAAGTCATTCAAAACAGTTGAAGCATCGCTGAGAGTAGACGCTATCGCTAGTGCAGGATTTAAGATTTCACGGTCGAAGCTAGTTGATTTGATCAG CAAGGGGGATGTGCGTGTCAATTGGACCACTGTTACGAAAAATGGCATTACGCTCAAGACTGGGGATGTTGTGTCTGTCAGTGGGAAAGGAAGACTGAAG ATAGGAGAAATAATCACCACAAGGAAGGGCAAGTTTGCTGTTGAGATCATTCAATACTTGTGA
- the LOC119988623 gene encoding putative RNA-binding protein YlmH isoform X5: MGVVTKIGKTHDLLALLKHALGICQLAQAIKGDVDVLLKGVGDKSAIEEVKHVLEMARRASSRRQVLHTDFLTPPVLKESMLVLEKVADVKTVAQGGYPQAERCRISVGHPEALTSDPDIVVALSITGNFGFQPCSHGDFLGAILGTGIAREKVGDILLQGEKGAQILVVPELVDFLTSSLDKVGNVSVACTTIPLLALQYEPPRTKSFKTVEASLRVDAIASAGFKISRSKLVDLISKGDVRVNWTTVTKNGITLKTGDVVSVSGKGRLKIGEIITTRKGKFAVEIIQYL, translated from the exons ATGGGAGTGGTGACAAAAATAGGCAAAACACATGACTTGCTTGCCTTATTGAAGCATG CTTTAGGGATATGTCAGCTGGCGCAAGCTATAAAGGGGGATGTTGATGTTTTACTTAAGGGTGTGGGAGACAAAAGTGCGATTGAAGAAGTGAAGCATGTTCTTGAAATG GCTAGACGGGCATCTTCAAGAAGACAAGTCCTCCACACTGATTTTCTTACCCCACCAGTACTTAAAGAGTCAATGCTAGTGCTGGAAAAAGTGGCTGATGTCAAAACAGTTGCCCAGGGGGGATACCCACAG GCCGAGCGTTGCCGGATTTCGGTGGGACATCCAGAAGCATTGACAAGTGATCCGGACATAGTTGTTGCATTGAG cATCACAGGAAACTTTGGGTTCCAGCCTTGTTCTCATGGTGACTTCCTTGGTGCAATTCTTGGTACAGGGATTGCCAGGGAAAAGGTTGGAGATATACTCTTGCAG GGAGAGAAGGGCGCTCAAATCCTAGTTGTTCCTGAACTTGTAGATTTCCTCACCTCGTCACTTGATAAG GTTGGTAATGTTTCGGTCGCTTGTACAACAATTCCATTGCTTGCTCTTCAATATGAACCTCCGAG GACTAAGTCATTCAAAACAGTTGAAGCATCGCTGAGAGTAGACGCTATCGCTAGTGCAGGATTTAAGATTTCACGGTCGAAGCTAGTTGATTTGATCAG CAAGGGGGATGTGCGTGTCAATTGGACCACTGTTACGAAAAATGGCATTACGCTCAAGACTGGGGATGTTGTGTCTGTCAGTGGGAAAGGAAGACTGAAG ATAGGAGAAATAATCACCACAAGGAAGGGCAAGTTTGCTGTTGAGATCATTCAATACTTGTGA
- the LOC119988623 gene encoding putative RNA-binding protein YlmH isoform X2, producing MTATSSTAPWILKRAFQAFGLSRPLHPTNSNLSFSRALRCLPPKPPLRHSALGICQLAQAIKGDVDVLLKGVGDKSAIEEVKHVLEMARRASSRRQVLHTDFLTPPVLKESMLVLEKVADVKTVAQGGYPQAERCRISVGHPEALTSDPDIVVALSITGNFGFQPCSHGDFLGAILGTGIAREKVGDILLQGEKGAQILVVPELVDFLTSSLDKVGNVSVACTTIPLLALQYEPPRTKSFKTVEASLRVDAIASAGFKISRSKLVDLISKGDVRVNWTTVTKNGITLKTGDVVSVSGKGRLKEK from the exons ATGACTGCTACGAGCTCCACTGCACCATGGATTCTAAAGAGAGCGTTTCAGGCTTTTGGACTCTCTCGTCCTCTCCACCCAACAAATTCGAATCTCTCTTTTTCACGAGCCCTTCGCTGTCTTCCTCCGAAACCCCCTCTGAGACACTCAG CTTTAGGGATATGTCAGCTGGCGCAAGCTATAAAGGGGGATGTTGATGTTTTACTTAAGGGTGTGGGAGACAAAAGTGCGATTGAAGAAGTGAAGCATGTTCTTGAAATG GCTAGACGGGCATCTTCAAGAAGACAAGTCCTCCACACTGATTTTCTTACCCCACCAGTACTTAAAGAGTCAATGCTAGTGCTGGAAAAAGTGGCTGATGTCAAAACAGTTGCCCAGGGGGGATACCCACAG GCCGAGCGTTGCCGGATTTCGGTGGGACATCCAGAAGCATTGACAAGTGATCCGGACATAGTTGTTGCATTGAG cATCACAGGAAACTTTGGGTTCCAGCCTTGTTCTCATGGTGACTTCCTTGGTGCAATTCTTGGTACAGGGATTGCCAGGGAAAAGGTTGGAGATATACTCTTGCAG GGAGAGAAGGGCGCTCAAATCCTAGTTGTTCCTGAACTTGTAGATTTCCTCACCTCGTCACTTGATAAG GTTGGTAATGTTTCGGTCGCTTGTACAACAATTCCATTGCTTGCTCTTCAATATGAACCTCCGAG GACTAAGTCATTCAAAACAGTTGAAGCATCGCTGAGAGTAGACGCTATCGCTAGTGCAGGATTTAAGATTTCACGGTCGAAGCTAGTTGATTTGATCAG CAAGGGGGATGTGCGTGTCAATTGGACCACTGTTACGAAAAATGGCATTACGCTCAAGACTGGGGATGTTGTGTCTGTCAGTGGGAAAGGAAGACTGAAG GAGAAATAA
- the LOC119988623 gene encoding putative RNA-binding protein YlmH isoform X3 has protein sequence MTATSSTAPWILKRAFQAFGLSRPLHPTNSNLSFSRALRCLPPKPPLRHSALGICQLAQAIKGDVDVLLKGVGDKSAIEEVKHVLEMARRASSRRQVLHTDFLTPPVLKESMLVLEKVADVKTVAQGGYPQAERCRISVGHPEALTSDPDIVVALSITGNFGFQPCSHGDFLGAILGTGIAREKVGDILLQGEKGAQILVVPELVDFLTSSLDKVGNVSVACTTIPLLALQYEPPRTKSFKTVEASLRVDAIASAGFKISRSKLVDLIRGMCVSIGPLLRKMALRSRLGMLCLSVGKED, from the exons ATGACTGCTACGAGCTCCACTGCACCATGGATTCTAAAGAGAGCGTTTCAGGCTTTTGGACTCTCTCGTCCTCTCCACCCAACAAATTCGAATCTCTCTTTTTCACGAGCCCTTCGCTGTCTTCCTCCGAAACCCCCTCTGAGACACTCAG CTTTAGGGATATGTCAGCTGGCGCAAGCTATAAAGGGGGATGTTGATGTTTTACTTAAGGGTGTGGGAGACAAAAGTGCGATTGAAGAAGTGAAGCATGTTCTTGAAATG GCTAGACGGGCATCTTCAAGAAGACAAGTCCTCCACACTGATTTTCTTACCCCACCAGTACTTAAAGAGTCAATGCTAGTGCTGGAAAAAGTGGCTGATGTCAAAACAGTTGCCCAGGGGGGATACCCACAG GCCGAGCGTTGCCGGATTTCGGTGGGACATCCAGAAGCATTGACAAGTGATCCGGACATAGTTGTTGCATTGAG cATCACAGGAAACTTTGGGTTCCAGCCTTGTTCTCATGGTGACTTCCTTGGTGCAATTCTTGGTACAGGGATTGCCAGGGAAAAGGTTGGAGATATACTCTTGCAG GGAGAGAAGGGCGCTCAAATCCTAGTTGTTCCTGAACTTGTAGATTTCCTCACCTCGTCACTTGATAAG GTTGGTAATGTTTCGGTCGCTTGTACAACAATTCCATTGCTTGCTCTTCAATATGAACCTCCGAG GACTAAGTCATTCAAAACAGTTGAAGCATCGCTGAGAGTAGACGCTATCGCTAGTGCAGGATTTAAGATTTCACGGTCGAAGCTAGTTGATTTGATCAG GGGGATGTGCGTGTCAATTGGACCACTGTTACGAAAAATGGCATTACGCTCAAGACTGGGGATGTTGTGTCTGTCAGTGGGAAAGGAAGACTGA
- the LOC119988622 gene encoding beta-glucuronosyltransferase GlcAT14B: MGTLSMEKKWIFPLVISSLICVFLLATSFNMGLISSLHTINSIFSIFPSRTSKTKLAFAETRISQNPPPPPGPTIPRFAYLISGSKGDLEKLWRTLKALYHPRNQYVVHLDLESPAEERLELASRVEKNQVFSKVGNVYMITKANMVTYRGPTMVANTLHACAILLKRSKDWDWFINLSASDYPLVTQDDLLYTFSTLNRNLNFIEHSSHLGWKEDKRAMPLIIDPGLYSSKKTDIFWAMPRRTLPTSFKLFTGSAWMVLTRSFVEYLIWGWDNLPRTLLMYYANFVSSPEGYFHTVICNVPEYAQTAVNHDLHYISWDNPPKQHPHVLSLNDTEKMIASGAAFARKFRHNDRVLDRIDRDLLGRKNGSFTPGGWCANRPKCSKIGDPSNIKPGPGAQRLRLLIARLATAAKLGQNQCK; the protein is encoded by the exons ATGGGCACTTTAAGCATGGAGAAGAAATGGATTTTTCCGCTTGTCATAAGCTCTCTCATATGTGTATTCCTTTTAGCTACGTCCTTCAACATGGGTCTCATCTCTTCGTTACACACAATCAATTCAATCTTCTCCATATTCCCATCTCGCACAAGCAAGACCAAATTAGCTTTTGCAGAAACAAGGATTTCGCAAaatccaccacctcctcctGGTCCCACGATTCCTCGTTTCGCCTATTTGATTTCAGGGTCGAAAGGTGATTTGGAAAAGCTTTGGAGAACTCTGAAGGCATTGTATCATCCACGGAATCAGTATGTTGTTCATTTGGATCTCGAGTCACCAGCAGAAGAAAGATTGGAGCTTGCTTCTCGAGTGGAAAAAAATCAAGTTTTCTCAAAGGTTGGGAATGTGTACATGATCACCAAAGCCAACATGGTCACTTATCGAGGACCCACTATGGTTGCTAATACACTTCATGCTTGTGCCATTCTTTTGAAGAGGAGTAAAGATTGGGACTGGTTCATCAACCTCAGTGCTTCTGATTATCCTCTTGTGACCCAAGATG ATCTTCTTTACACCTTTTCAACTTTAAACCGAAATCTAAATTTTATCGAGCATTCAAGTCATCTTGGCTGGAAGGA GGATAAAAGAGCAATGCCCTTGATTATAGACCCTGGGCTCTACTCATCAAAAAAGACAGACATATTCTGGGCCATGCCTCGAAGAACTTTGCCGACATCATTCAAATTATTTACTG GTTCAGCATGGATGGTTTTGACGCGTTCATTTGTAGAGTACTTAATTTGGGGTTGGGACAATCTACCTAGGACTCTTCTAATGTACTACGCAAACTTCGTCTCTTCCCCTGAAGGCTACTTTCACACAGTCATATGCAATGTCCCAGAATATGCTCAGACAGCTGTCAATCATGACTTGCATTACATTTCGTGGGACAATCCCCCGAAGCAGCACCCTCATGTCCTCTCACTTAATGACACGGAGAAGATGATTGCTAGTGGTGCTGCCTTTGCTAGGAAATTTCGTCATAATGATCGTGTCTTGGATAGGATTGACAGGGATTTACTTGGCCGGAAGAATGGAAGCTTCACACCTGGTGGTTGGTGTGCCAATCGCCCCAAATGCTCTAAGATTGGTGATCCATCCAATATCAAACCAGGTCCTGGAGCTCAAAGGCTTCGACTCCTCATTGCTAGGTTGGCAACGGCAGCTAAACTTGGTCAAAATCAGTGTAAATAG
- the LOC119988620 gene encoding protein SPA1-RELATED 3 isoform X2 yields MSSLRHRVLPPQLLLRWPKEASFCLWLLHPEPTSRPKMSELLQSEFLNEPRDNLEERQAAIELRETIEEQELLLEFLMLIKQRKQEAADKLEDTVSFLCSDIEEVIGLLKFLKKKRGSCTEQGKDDYLMSKFPSSETGDDGGFASLGSRKRFRAGVNMEVIEDCDDNLEDAQNSDALVTQEQESILLKSSRLMKNFKKLEAAYFLTRCRPIKASRKPLNVHSPMSSDGRGSVVVTERSSVSNLASKEQYSSKQSGWITPFVEGLCKYLSFSKLRVKADLKQVDLLNSSNLVCSLSFDRDGEFFATAGVNKKIKVFECDTIMNETHDIHYPVVEMSSRSKLSSICWNSYIKSQIASSNFEGVVQVWDVTRSQVLTEMREHERRVWSIDFSSADPTMLASGSDDGCVKLWSINQGVSIGTIKTKANVCCVQFPMDSSRNLAFGSADHKIYYYDLRNSRAPLCTLVGHNKTVSYVKFVDVENLVSASTDNTLKLWDLSLSTSRVIDTPLQSFTGHVNVKNFVGLSVSDGYIATGSETNEVFIYHKAFPMPALSFKFQSTDPLSGLETDDAAQFISSVCWRNHSSTLVAANSTGNIKVLEMV; encoded by the exons ATGTCTAGTTTGAGACATAGGGTTCTTCCTCCTCAATTGCTGCTGAGATGGCCAAAAGAAGCATCATTTTGCTTATGGCTACTGCATCCTGAGCCAACCAGTCGACCAAAAATGAG TGAATTGTTACAGAGTGAGTTTCTTAACGAACCTAGAGATAACTTGGAAGAACGTCAAGCAGCAATAGAGCTCAGAGAGACAATAGAGGAGCAGGAGTTGCTGTTGGAATTCCTTATGCTGATAAAGCAAAGAAAACAGGAAGCTGCTGATAAGTTGGAAGATactgtttcttttttatgttccGATATTGAGGAAGTTATAGGCCTGCTTAAATTTCTCAAGAAAAAGAGAGGCTCGTGCACAGAACAGGGAAAGGATGATTATTTAATGTCAAAATTCCCTTCTTCAGAAACTGGTGATGATGGTGGTTTTGCTAGCCTGGGCTCCAGGAAACGTTTTAGAGCAGGAGTTAATATGGAAGTTATCGAAGATTGTGATGACAATTTAGAGGATGCCCAGAACTCAGATGCACTTGTTACCCAAGAACAGGAGAGCATTCTCCTTAAAAGTTCTCGATTGATGAAGAATTTTAAGAAACTCGAGGCAGCTTATTTTTTGACAAGGTGCAGACCGATCAAGGCATCGAGGAAACCACTGAATGTGCATTCACCAATGAGTAGTGATGGGAGAGGGTCAGTTGTTGTAACTGAAAGGAGTTCTGTCAGTAACTTAGCATCAAAAGAACAATATAGCAGTAAACAAAGTGGATGGATAACTCCATTTGTTGAGGGATTGTGCAAGTATCTATCTTTCAGTAAGCTAAGAGTTAAGGCAGACCTGAAGCAGGTTGATTTATTGAATTCCTCAAATCTAGTATGTTCTCTCAGTTTTGATCGTGATGGAGAATTTTTTGCTACAGCTGGTGTAAATAAGAAGATTAAAGTGTTTGAGTGTGATACAATAATGAATGAAACTCATGATATACACTATCCTGTAGTTGAAATGTCCAGTAGGTCTAAGCTTAGCAGTATTTGTTGGAATAGCTACATCAAAAGTCAGATTGCTTCAAGTAACTTTGAAGGTGTAGTGCAG GTATGGGATGTTACAAGAAGTCAAGTACTTACGGAAATGAGAGAACACGAGAGGCGTGTATGGTCCATTGACTTTTCATCAGCAGATCCAACAATGTTAGCTAGCGGGAGTGATGATGGTTGTGTTAAGCTATGGAGTATCAATCAG GGCGTAAGCATTGGTACTATCAAGACAAAGGCCAATGTCTGCTGTGTTCAGTTTCCCATGGATTCCAGTCGCAATCTTGCATTTGGCTCAGCAGATCATAAAATTTATTACTACGATCTACGAAActcaagagctcctctatgcacATTGGTTGGACACAATAAAACTGTGAGTTATGTCAAGTTCGTTGATGTGGAAAATCTTGTTTCTGCATCTACGGATAACACACTGAAGCTCTGGGATCTGTCACTATCAACATCTCGAGTTATCGATACTCCCCTTCAATCGTTCACGGGTCACGTGAATGTGAAG AACTTCGTGGGATTGTCAGTGTCCGATGGCTACATAGCAACTGGCTCTGAGACGAATGAG GTTTTCATCTACCACAAAGCTTTTCCTATGCCAGCATtgtcattcaaatttcaaagtacAGACCCACTTTCTGGCCTCGAAACGGATGATGCTGCACAGTTTATCTCTTCTGTTTGCTGGCGCAACCACTCCTCGACCTTGGTTGCTGCAAATTCGACTGGGAATATCAAAGTTCTGGAGATGGTCTAA
- the LOC119988620 gene encoding protein SPA1-RELATED 3 isoform X1 — protein MCIFWPSFKPRGITMEGSSESAWQNSDSSRGLNTSGVSDRNLVRPPQDKESDRVLLAHNDPLRNQIDSSRLFEDEAAAEPFGHDVEWGDVSLRQWLDRPERSVDVFECKHIFRQIVEIVNAAHSQGVVVHNVRPSCFVMSSFSRVSFIESASCSDSGSDSLEDELNNQTMEVKEPFSPSHMRQQRSRLGVEDFTAEPDRTGAFSEASCMQSSSAYAMNASLAEDALVNRIRDWRNVEQVDEQKQSFPMKQILLLETNWYTSPEELTGAPSSCASDIYRLGVLLFELFCPFCSREEKSRTMSSLRHRVLPPQLLLRWPKEASFCLWLLHPEPTSRPKMSELLQSEFLNEPRDNLEERQAAIELRETIEEQELLLEFLMLIKQRKQEAADKLEDTVSFLCSDIEEVIGLLKFLKKKRGSCTEQGKDDYLMSKFPSSETGDDGGFASLGSRKRFRAGVNMEVIEDCDDNLEDAQNSDALVTQEQESILLKSSRLMKNFKKLEAAYFLTRCRPIKASRKPLNVHSPMSSDGRGSVVVTERSSVSNLASKEQYSSKQSGWITPFVEGLCKYLSFSKLRVKADLKQVDLLNSSNLVCSLSFDRDGEFFATAGVNKKIKVFECDTIMNETHDIHYPVVEMSSRSKLSSICWNSYIKSQIASSNFEGVVQVWDVTRSQVLTEMREHERRVWSIDFSSADPTMLASGSDDGCVKLWSINQGVSIGTIKTKANVCCVQFPMDSSRNLAFGSADHKIYYYDLRNSRAPLCTLVGHNKTVSYVKFVDVENLVSASTDNTLKLWDLSLSTSRVIDTPLQSFTGHVNVKNFVGLSVSDGYIATGSETNEVFIYHKAFPMPALSFKFQSTDPLSGLETDDAAQFISSVCWRNHSSTLVAANSTGNIKVLEMV, from the exons ATGTGTATTTTCTGGCCTTCCTTCAAGCCTAGAGGGATAACCATGGAGGGTTCGTCTGAGTCTGCTTGGCAGAACTCTGATAGTTCTAGGGGATTGAATACTTCTGGTGTATCAGATAGGAACCTGGTCCGTCCACCACAGGACAAGGAGTCTGATAGAGTCTTGCTGGCTCATAATGATCCCCTAAGGAATCAGATAGATTCGTCTAGGTTGTTTGAGGATGAGGCAGCAGCGGAACCTTTTGGCCATGACGTAGAATGGGGTGATGTTAGCTTGAGGCAGTGGTTAGACAGACCGGAAAGATCTGTTGATGTCTTTGAATGTAAACATATCTTCAGGCAAATAGTGGAAATTGTTAATGCGGCACATTCACAGGGAGTTGTTGTTCATAATGTCCGACCTTCCTGCTTTGTCATGTCTTCTTTTAGCCGTGTCTCCTTCATTGAGTCTGCCTCTTGTTCAGATTCAGGGTCAGATTCCCTGGAGGATGAATTAAACAACCAAACTATGGAGGTTAAAGAACCATTCTCACCCTCGCACATGCGCCAGCAGAGAAGCAGATTAGGAGTTGAAGATTTTACAGCCGAGCCTGATCGGACTGGTGCTTTTTCAGAAGCTAGTTGCATGCAGTCTAGTTCAGCTTATGCGATGAATGCTTCATTAGCGGAAGATGCTCTAGTAAATAGAATAAGAGATTGGAGGAATGTTGAACAAGTTGATGAGCAGAAGCAATCATTTCCAATGAAACAAATATTACTTTTGGAGACCAACTGGTATACTAGTCCAGAAGAGCTCACTGGTGCTCCGAGTTCTTGTGCGTCAGATATATATCGACTGGGAGTTCTTCTTTTTGAG TTATTCTGTCCATTTTGCTCGAGAGAAGAGAAAAGCAGAACTATGTCTAGTTTGAGACATAGGGTTCTTCCTCCTCAATTGCTGCTGAGATGGCCAAAAGAAGCATCATTTTGCTTATGGCTACTGCATCCTGAGCCAACCAGTCGACCAAAAATGAG TGAATTGTTACAGAGTGAGTTTCTTAACGAACCTAGAGATAACTTGGAAGAACGTCAAGCAGCAATAGAGCTCAGAGAGACAATAGAGGAGCAGGAGTTGCTGTTGGAATTCCTTATGCTGATAAAGCAAAGAAAACAGGAAGCTGCTGATAAGTTGGAAGATactgtttcttttttatgttccGATATTGAGGAAGTTATAGGCCTGCTTAAATTTCTCAAGAAAAAGAGAGGCTCGTGCACAGAACAGGGAAAGGATGATTATTTAATGTCAAAATTCCCTTCTTCAGAAACTGGTGATGATGGTGGTTTTGCTAGCCTGGGCTCCAGGAAACGTTTTAGAGCAGGAGTTAATATGGAAGTTATCGAAGATTGTGATGACAATTTAGAGGATGCCCAGAACTCAGATGCACTTGTTACCCAAGAACAGGAGAGCATTCTCCTTAAAAGTTCTCGATTGATGAAGAATTTTAAGAAACTCGAGGCAGCTTATTTTTTGACAAGGTGCAGACCGATCAAGGCATCGAGGAAACCACTGAATGTGCATTCACCAATGAGTAGTGATGGGAGAGGGTCAGTTGTTGTAACTGAAAGGAGTTCTGTCAGTAACTTAGCATCAAAAGAACAATATAGCAGTAAACAAAGTGGATGGATAACTCCATTTGTTGAGGGATTGTGCAAGTATCTATCTTTCAGTAAGCTAAGAGTTAAGGCAGACCTGAAGCAGGTTGATTTATTGAATTCCTCAAATCTAGTATGTTCTCTCAGTTTTGATCGTGATGGAGAATTTTTTGCTACAGCTGGTGTAAATAAGAAGATTAAAGTGTTTGAGTGTGATACAATAATGAATGAAACTCATGATATACACTATCCTGTAGTTGAAATGTCCAGTAGGTCTAAGCTTAGCAGTATTTGTTGGAATAGCTACATCAAAAGTCAGATTGCTTCAAGTAACTTTGAAGGTGTAGTGCAG GTATGGGATGTTACAAGAAGTCAAGTACTTACGGAAATGAGAGAACACGAGAGGCGTGTATGGTCCATTGACTTTTCATCAGCAGATCCAACAATGTTAGCTAGCGGGAGTGATGATGGTTGTGTTAAGCTATGGAGTATCAATCAG GGCGTAAGCATTGGTACTATCAAGACAAAGGCCAATGTCTGCTGTGTTCAGTTTCCCATGGATTCCAGTCGCAATCTTGCATTTGGCTCAGCAGATCATAAAATTTATTACTACGATCTACGAAActcaagagctcctctatgcacATTGGTTGGACACAATAAAACTGTGAGTTATGTCAAGTTCGTTGATGTGGAAAATCTTGTTTCTGCATCTACGGATAACACACTGAAGCTCTGGGATCTGTCACTATCAACATCTCGAGTTATCGATACTCCCCTTCAATCGTTCACGGGTCACGTGAATGTGAAG AACTTCGTGGGATTGTCAGTGTCCGATGGCTACATAGCAACTGGCTCTGAGACGAATGAG GTTTTCATCTACCACAAAGCTTTTCCTATGCCAGCATtgtcattcaaatttcaaagtacAGACCCACTTTCTGGCCTCGAAACGGATGATGCTGCACAGTTTATCTCTTCTGTTTGCTGGCGCAACCACTCCTCGACCTTGGTTGCTGCAAATTCGACTGGGAATATCAAAGTTCTGGAGATGGTCTAA